The DNA sequence NNNNNNNNNNNNNNNNNNNNNNNNNNNNNNNNNNNNNNNNNNNNNNNNNNNNNNNNNNNNNNNNNNNNNNNNNNNNNNNNNNNNNNNNNNNNNNNNNNNNNNNNNNNNNNNNNNNNNNNNNNNNNNNNNNNNNNNNNNNNNNNNNNNNNNNNNNNNNNNNNNNNNNNNNNNNNNNNNNNNNNNNNNNNNNNNNNNNNNNNNNNNNNNNNNNNNNNNNNNNNNNNNNNNNNNNNNNNNNNNNNNNNNNNNNNNNNNNNNNNNNNNNNNNNNNNNNNNNNNNNNNNNNNNNNNNNNNNNNNNNNNNNNNNNNNNNNNNNNNNNNNNNNNNNNNNNNNNNNNNNNNNNNNNNNNNNNNNNNNNNNNNNNNNNNNNNNNNNNNNNNNNNNNNNNNNNNNNNNNNNNNNNNNNNNNNNNNNNNNNNNNNNNNNNNNNNNNNNNNNNNNNNNNNNNNNNNNNNNNNNNNNNNNNNNNNNNNNNNNNNNNNNNNNNNNNNNNNNNNNNNNNNNNNNNNNNNNNNNNNNNNNNNNNNNNNNNNNNNNNNNNNNNNNNNNNNNNNNNNNNNNNNNNNNNNNNNNNNNNNNNNNNNNNNNNNNNNNNNNNNNNNNNNNNNNNNNNNNNNNNNNNNNNNNNNNNNNNNNNNNNNNNNNNNNNNNNNNNNNNNNNNNNNNNNNNNNNNNNNNNNNNNNNNNNNNNNNNNNNNNNNNNNNNNNNNNNNNNNNNNNNNNNNNNNNNNNNNNNNNNNNNNNNNNNNNNNNNNNNNNNNNNNNNNNNNNNNNNNNNNNNNNNNNNNNNNNNNNNNNNNNNNNNNNNNNNNNNNNNNNNNNNNNNNNNNNNNNNNNNNNNNNNNNNNNNNNNNNNNNNNNNNNNNNNNNNNNNNNNNNNNNNNNNNNNNNNNNNNNNNNNNNNNNNNNNNNNNNNNNNNNNNNNNNNNNNNNNNNNNNNNNNNNNNNNNNNNNNNNNNNNNNNNNNNNNNNNNNNNNNNNNNNNNNNNNNNNNNNNNNNNNNNNNNNNNNNNNNNNNNNNNNNNNNNNNNNNNNNNNNNNNNNNNNNNNNNNNNNNNNNNNNNNNNNNNNNNNNNNNNNNNNNNNNNNNNNNNNNNNNNNNNNNNNNNNNNNNNNNNNNNNNNNNNNNNNNNNNNNNNNNNNNNNNNNNNNNNNNNNNNNNNNNNNNNNNNNNNNNNNNNNNNNNNNNNNNNNNNNNNNNNNNNNNNNNNNNNNNNNNNNNNNNNNNNNNNNNNNNNNNNNNNNNNNNNNNNNNNNNNNNNNNNNNNNNNNNNNNNNNNNNNNNNNNNNNNNNNNNNNNNNNNNNNNNNNNNNNNNNNNNNNNNNNNNNNNNNNNNNNNNNNNNNNNNNNNNNNNNNNNNNNNNNNNNNNNNNNNNNNNNNNNNNNNNNNNNNNNNNNNNNNNNNNNNNNNNNNNNNNNNNNNNNNNNNNNNNNNNNNNNNNNNNNNNNNNNNNNNNNNNNNNNNNNNNNNNNNNNNNNNNNNNNNNNNNNNNNNNNNNNNNNNNNNNNNNNNNNNNNNNNNNNNNNNNNNNNNNNNNNNNNNNNNNNNNNNNNNNNNNNNNNNNNNNNNNNNNNNNNNNNNNNNNNNNNNNNNNNNNNNNNNNNNNNNNNNNNNCTCTTGATCAGAATTTAATCCTTgatccaaaatattttttctttccgcCTGTTacaaaattgaaacttaaagactgcTGATGTagttccatcaacgtgtggacgctcaaaacatgagagccactgtctggaaCGGCACCAGggcatttattgatttattattattattattattattattattattattattattattattattattggagagggaagtgttgtcttgtAGTagtaagtttgttgaaaggtgggtgaatgttggaagaatggccagtgtgaaaggaccaattctgagcgtgcaTCTGTAAACAAAAGAAGAGCTCTTGCGCTGTTGTTCAGGCACCCGTgacttttgtgggttttttccaCGAGGTCCTTAAAGcgcctcccctattgggagttttaaattgtttgattttaattgtTACTTATATTGTCTACGGGTTGGGAAACCctttgtatcgtcctgtttttgtcttttatgttgttgcatgtcacttaatgtaattttatataagcctctgtggccaataaaaacgtattattattattattattattattattattattattattattattattattattattattattattattatcgtaggTTGTGAAGGGAGGCCAGCTGAGATCGTGTATATAATCGATGACTCTCGCAGTATTCATCCGAACGATTTCCTTACACAGATCGACTTTGTCGTTGATGTCACAAGAACATTTCCCATCGGTCCTGATAACGTGAGGATTGGCGCTGTAACCtttggtgataaaattattaaaagtaacACATTCCCCTTGACGAAGTACACTGACGAAGCCAGCCTCTTGACTGGACTATCTAACATTAAATTCAGCCCAGAAGACGGTGGGAGCACGCAGACTGCCAAAGCTATTATGTACGCACGTAAAAGTGTTTTCAATGATTCCCGAGATGGTGTTGCGAAAATTGCCATTATACTCACCGATGGAGAGTCGACCGAAAAACACAAAACACTCGCAGAAGCAACTTTAGCAAAGTCGCTCGGCATTAATATAATTGCGATTGGTGTCGGCCCCAAAATTGATGCAGATGAATTGGAAGCGATTGCGAGTAACCACGAAAGTGTTTTCACTGTGAACAGCTTCAACGCGTTGcagcaaattaaaattaaattaggaATGAAAGCCTGTGAAGgtgattaaaacaaatattttattaacttttttctcttttatttgcttcagtctcatttgactgcggccatgctggggcagcaccttgaagaattttttagccGAACGGATCGACGCaaataggtttttattttttattttttccccgcAAAGCCTGGgtcttattctatctgtttcttttgccgaaccgctaggatacggggacgtaaacacaccaacacaggttgagaagggggggacaaacatagacatagacacacacacacacgcatactcacacatacacgcacacgcatacacacatttacgacgggcttcttttcagtttctgtccacgaaatcccctcacaaggccttggtcggcaagtagaagacacttgccaaggtgccacatacTAAATtagaacccgaaaccatgtgaccggggagcagacttcttaccacgcagACACGCTCGCGCCTAATTCCCCACCATCCCAAAAACTCCATAACTTCATCCCTCATCGTTAGTGTGACGTCATCATTAGTTTGGTCGGCCGAGGTAATAACAGAAGACATTCACCCAAGGTGTctcgcattgggactgaacccgaagctatgtggttgggaaataaacttcttaccacatagctacgcttgcgcctataatttattttattttattttattttacagttattctattttattttcatttcataacaGCGCCCACTACAATAGCTCCGCCCACTACAATACCTCCgcccactaccacaacaacccaGCCTACTACCACCACGACTCTGCCTACTACCACCACGACTCTGCCTACTACCACCACGACTCTGCCTACCACCACGACACCGATGCCAAAAGACGAACGTGAGTATCGCTTCGTTTCTTTCTTGTACTCCTTCACATCTCGCCCCCGGTCTGTCCGCCTCATTTTCTggtggtctgtctgtctgtccgtcctttgcctgcctgcctatctgtcagtttgtctgtctgtctgtgcttgtgtgtctgccattttgttaatctgtctgtctctcgaaTTCCTTTGTGAAACTTGTCCCTTCTCATGTTTTCTCATCCTTTTTGTTCATtcaacacgtatacacatacgtatgtatacgaatgcacacacacacacacacacacacacacacacacacacacacacacacacacacacaNNNNNNNNNNNNNNNNNNNNNNNNNNNNNNNNNNNNNNNNNNNNNNNNNNNNNNNNNNNNNNNNNNNNNNNNNNNNNNNNNNNNNNNNNNNNNNNNNNNNNNNNNNNNNNNNNNNNNNNNNNNNNNNNNNNNNNNNNNNNNNNNNNNNNNNNNNNNNNNNNNNNNNNNNNNNNNNNNNNNNNNNNNNNNNNNNNNNNNNNNNNNNNNNNNNNNNNNNNNNNNNNNNNNNNNNNNNNNNNNNNNNNNNNNNNNNNNNNNNNNNNNNNNNNNNNNNNNNNNNNNtatatatatatatatatatatatatatgtatgtatgtatgtatatatatgtataacatatgtgagtgtatacatgcatgtatgtttatgggtgtatacgcacacacacatacagaaatttacttatatatatatatatatacacacacacgtatgtaaatgtatataaacatgcatttacttacacatacgtgcacgcacacacgcacttatactctatacaatacatatttacatacgtgtatgtatatttaaatggatACCATTTAAGAAGGGAAATTCTATGGAAAACTAGAATTTAGCGTAAAATACTCGGAACCAGGAGGAATTCCAACCGCGATTCGTGGtttgctacctcaacagctccagtggctaaagacattATCAGGAGGAACGACGTccagtttcggcccctactcctctaccgttttcgaaGTGGCGGGGCTCcgcctttcggaggtgtcttcagctctggtgttcagtacgtttcttctttctccttttgacTTCTGTTCCCTGGcttcttcgatgcagcgtcaacgagtGTCTGCGGGAGActgaccatcctgccaaattcCCCTTCTAAATACTCCCTAGTAGGNNNNNNNNNNNNNNNNNNNNNNNNNNNNNNNNNNNNNNNNNNNNNNNNNNNNNNNNNNNNNNNNNNNNNNNNNNNNNNNNNNNNNNNNNNNNNNNNNNNNNNNNNNNNNNNNNNNNNNNNNNNNNNNNNNNNNNNNNNNNNNNNNNNNNNNNNNNNNNNNNNNNNNNNNNNNNNNNNNNNNNNNNNNNNNNNNNNNNNNNNNNNNNNNNNNNNNNNNNNNNNNNNNNNNNNNNNNNNNNNNNNNNNNNNNNNNNNNNNNNNNNNNNNNNNNNNNNNNNNNNNNNNNNNNNNNNNNNNNNNNNNNNNNNNNNNNNNNNNNNNNNNNNNNNNNNNNNNNNNNNNNNNNNNNNNNNNNNNNNNNNNNNNNNNNNNNNNNNNNNNNNNNNNNNNNNNNNNNNNNNNNNNNNNNNNNNNNNNNNNNNNNNNNNNNNNNNNNNNNNNNNNNNNNNNNNNNNNNNNNNNNNNNNNNNNNNNNNNNNNNNNNNNNNNNNNNNNNNNNNNNNNNNNNNNNNNNNNNNNNNNNNNNNNNNNNNNNNTATATAGAAACTAGCTTTTTCGACTGCCTCCTGTATTCTCCTTATTACTTTTCTCAGTTCTGAACTCAGAAAATGCAAACCTTCTTTTGAATAGCGTTATTcaagatatttgtttatttaagtaATGGTACTTACAGGTGTAGTcgtctttctttcaaatttcgacacacacaaagtaccacacacacacacacacacacacacacacacacacagagtagaggTATAATCTTTATTCTGCATGGGTAGATATTTTCAACGTTTATTTATCCTGTACCGgggcatttatttttttaaattccagcCTGTGATAAAGACATAGACGTTAATTTCGTGTTTGACTCTGCTATGTTGGGTGACCAAAGCACAAAAGATGTTATTCACTTCATCGAGAGTTCAATCTCTGAGAAAGATCTTGATAAAAACAACATCAGGTTTGGAGCGGTTTCTGGACCTTGCGAGAAAGTGTATGGTAAGTAGAATACAATTAACAGCTTTTCTAATTAACGCATATcatggcattccgtcggttacgacgacgaaggttccagttgatcctgttcgtgaaattaacgtgcatgtggctgagcactccacagacacgtgtacccttaacgtagttctcggggatattcagcatgacacagtgtgacaaggctggccctttgaattacaggcacaacagaaacaggatctTAAACTTCCTCTGGCCGTTTTAATCTAATACATTCACTGTGCCCGTTGTTTTGGCTTTTGTTGTTCtcctatatttgtttttatatttggcttgcctgtatacatacatatacctacctacctacatacatacatccgtgcatacatacatatatgaaaaaataaatagcaaatgtttccttctcgagccatgccagattatgagggccggtttcccggtttcagtggcgtatatactccccacctggacgggacgccagtccatcacagggtgaCTCATTTTAGCCAGTtttgtggactggagcaacgtgaaatgaaatgctttgctcaagaacacaacgtgtgacccagtccaggaattgaaaccataatctcacgttcatgagtccaacaccccttaccactaagctacgcgccctCACTNNNNNNNNNNNNNNNNNNNNNNNNNNNNNNNNNNNNNNNNNNNNNNNNNNNNNNNNNNNNNNNNNNNNNNNNNNNNNNNNNNNNNNNNNNNNNNNNNNNNNNNNNNNNNNNNNNNNNNNNNNNNNNNNNNNNNNNNNNNNNNNNNNNNNNNNNNNNNNNNNNNNNNNNNNNNNNNNNNNNNNNNNNNNNNNNNNNNNNNNNNNNNNNNNNNNNNNNNNNNNNNNNNNNNNNNNNNNNNNNNNNNNNNNNNNNNNNNNNNNNNNNNNNNNNNNNNNNNNNNNNNNNNNNNNNNNNNNNNNNNNNNNNNNNNNNNNNNNNNNNNNNNNNNNNNNNNNNNNNNNNNNNNNNNNNNNNNNNNNNNNNNNNNNNNNNNNNNNNNNNNNNNNNNNNNNNNNNNNNNNNNNNNNNNNNNNNNNNNNNNNNNNNNNNNNNNNNNNNNNNNNNNNNNNNNNNNNNNNNNNNNNNNNNNNNNNNNNNNNNNNNNNNNNNNNNNNNNNNNNNNNNNNNNNNNNNNNNNNNNNNNNNNNNNNNNNNNNNNNNNNNNNNNNNNNNNNNNtctatctatctatctatctatctatctatctatctatctatctatctatctaccaacctacctacctacttacctatctatctatctatctatctatctatctatctatctatctatctatctatctatctatctatctgacacgcacgtacgcacacgcacacatatccatatataagtaaatctattcatacatacatacaaaaatttccatacatatgcatacatatatacttacacatacacacatctacctacctacctacctccctacttacctatctatctatctatctatttatttataccacTGCTCCTCTACTGGGGTTCTTGTGACCCTTTGAGAGTCGAGGCGTGGTTCCTGTAAGATTGTCCTATTGGGGCTGATGAACAATAAACTGGTTTTACTTCtgcaatgtacaaaatatatttcaacattttttctaaacatttcctaataatatttaagcaTAAAAATAGGAATTGTTTTAACATGGGGATCCAGTAGAGCAAAATAAGAACCAAGAGGTTtcgtgggcaaaaaaaaaaaaatagtgaaaacccctgatctagacaCATACAGGGATATCAAACTCCATACAACATAAGCCCTTAATTTCTTTAAAACCATCGTCGCCTCTAGAGTATGCATCAAAATTACCAAATGACaatatgagaaggggagataacctcAAAAATCAAAGTTGATATGTCGTTGAGGAAAACGATAGGCCTCTTGTATGAAAATGAGGGGATAGTCGTCGGTACATGTTTCTAGCTCAATAACCGTCTTCAACACGGTAATCGTCCCACATTATCGTCTGTAGATAAAGGATTTAGACTTATGCGAaaattcttctgtgtgtgtgtgtgtgtgtgtgtagtgttaaaGCCTAGTGTTAAACGCATATAGTTGATCAGTCTATAGAGACATGTTTTAAAAAGTATCTCTGAGCGCTCCACACccccccatgcacacacacacacacacacacacacacacacagatgcgcgcgCGTGAACACTAACAGcgacaaatgaaaataatggcGCATGTGATGTTGCCAAGGGAGACTACTNNNNNNNNNNNNNNNNNNNNNNNNNNNNNNNNNNNNNNNNNNNNNNNNNNNNNNNNNNNNNNNNNNNNNNNNNNNNNNNNNNNNNNNNNNNNNNNNNNNNNGTAACGTTCTTGCTATGTCTGTCAACCGTTTCAGATCGGGCATAAAGTACATTGATCGGGCGCTGCAGTTCGGCAACTATCCAATCAGGTGAGAGTATGTTAATGACTGAAGATAATTAAAGACAAATcaacaataaaagtaatttaaagaaaagaagaaaagaacaaaaaaaaaagccaaaaaaacacacaataacatgaaaaacaacaataataattataacttgaaattttggcacaaatgcagcaataataataacgatgatgattgatgatggtaataatggtaataataataataataataataataataataataataataataataataatgataattataatgatgataatagttgaatttaacgtacgatagcgtcttataaagctagatttatatatcttaaaatagcaaaagaaattgTCGATGGGtggtttagtttaatggtaaagcacttgacacgTAGTCACAGgcatgtgagtttgagtctcttAGCTGGCGGCCAAcaaatttttctataaaatatggatggtttatcctgttcatgctattttattagcatttgagaataaaattatttccttttctgtatcttt is a window from the Octopus bimaculoides isolate UCB-OBI-ISO-001 chromosome 25, ASM119413v2, whole genome shotgun sequence genome containing:
- the LOC106870273 gene encoding collagen alpha-3(VI) chain, translating into MYARKSVFNDSRDGVAKIAIILTDGESTEKHKTLAEATLAKSLGINIIAIGVGPKIDADELEAIASNHESVFTVNSFNALQQIKIKLGMKACEAPTTIAPPTTIPPPTTTTTQPTTTTTLPTTTTTLPTTTTTLPTTTTPMPKDEPCDKDIDVNFVFDSAMLGDQSTKDVIHFIESSISEKDLDKNNIRFGAVSGPCEKVYGK